A genomic region of Metopolophium dirhodum isolate CAU chromosome 1, ASM1992520v1, whole genome shotgun sequence contains the following coding sequences:
- the LOC132934817 gene encoding uncharacterized protein LOC132934817 has product MQASTSPAFARRRPSALHVDGVGGQRTTTAFSSVDRLLADIAFQRQRERQRVAAGGRQSRRRREDGQRPAATSATEGAATKTGVTSTGSELDDEAASAYWWTDVFLRYFVFDEDCTRTATTADSDDLLFFVRRRRNKRKCIKRRLSSQRRRRVTYDTRAYRKQQHNQQQQQQQQQKPTMLPIGDPAVLWRHTVCLNAIVHRLRYTLTVAVCARVPRKAAASACFSGFDGSREFASADGQEDCEYDLQLLSRHVHTVYASTSGRRMDAAKGPRERPVYPALCWAVDDFAEAFRTVVVRPGQTVCAELVAAWPGPETIVEEYLNNDIEDGNENDEYDLDGSDCNLFGRNKSGPVKVQQNLNRAVLFTGAVPYAAVRAAYECKMSLYRDAERQRRKRRRQQQRKRGGKKSSLGAALSASLTALFVSGKDSAPSSDCGDNDYYYGSASSTNATVADADRVEYVTVRGCRPSCDNDDSGGGELSSDDENHDGDDLDFGDVSVGDDDPYDYTKGLAQMAVTLAPIQRMETVASGVDGNSEYHVHHHHHHHHNLYHQQYCGGGEDDYGDTRYDQDPDFTASSCYDHANDSYTPVIGYQQQQLESYTGTATASEPGDYYDYGWDYETAASSEQQTPQTPSYYYQQQQQQQLERQRRRDGRPRRLSDPCSTSVFDQLDDDDRGTDQHHQNYQQQHDINNYNSMYGKKNSRKQQHDYKNRLQQQPNRYGSIRGLSSVALTPGRSGKMQQPHRAWSESDGLDQCGGSLVKQNQNQQKPQLLPPPPIPYYCAAEAAVSGFVQYVHKSPGGWWTRTKNKRRRRRHRNMKRKPNGKIITTIDRRRSSSAGGNGCTITDDENSDGSGSGSNSDHGESNSDEQDSDGEFIGVLAAAAAFGQDPDREWSQRGNAGDPVADWDRYDCESDSSAEHEDDDMVEWTTEIMATDIRRKPHQNCSIISTPARIVHDNYLHFCDTQSLTPVFMNRQLHHQSKQQPVGHQQQFHRQLPLPQFRPQPLEPPPPPPALSVAFTAVACPWWTVLEDVLHVNAKTSGEPSSSNKTGTTLPLLTFD; this is encoded by the exons ATGCAGGCGTCCACGTCGCCAGCATTCGCCCGTCGGCGGCCGTCCGCCTTGCACGTGGATGGCGTTGGCGGTCAGCGTACCACAACCGCTTTTTCGTCCGTTGACCGTTTGCTGGCGGACATCGCGTTCCAGCGGCAGAGGGAACGCCAACGCGTGGCCGCGGGCGGTCGGCAGAGCCGACGACGCCGTGAAGACGGCCAACGTCCAGCTGCAACTTCGGCCACGG aaGGAGCAGCGACTAAAACTGGAGTAACATCCACCGGATCTGAGCTCGACGACGAGGCGGCCTCGGCGTACTGGTGGACCGACGTATTCCTCCGATACTTTGTGTTCGACGAGGACTGCACGAGGACCGCCACCACAGCCGACTCAGATGATTTGTTGTTTTTCGTGCGGCGCCGGCGAAATAAGCGCAAGTGCATTAAGCGCCGACTGTCCTCACAACGTCGGCGACGG GTCACTTACGACACCCGCGCTTACCGAAAACAACAGCACAaccaacagcagcagcaacaacagcagcaaAAGCCGACCATGTTGCCGATCGGCGATCCGGCCGTCCTGTGGCGGCACACAGTGTGCCTGAACGCCATCGTCCATCGGCTGCGGTACACGCTCACGGTGGCCGTGTGTGCGCGTGTACCCAGGAAGGCAGCTGCCTCTGCCTGTTTCAGCGGCTTCGACGGATCACGAGAATTCGCATCAGCCGACGGGCAAGAAGACTGCGAATACGACCTGCAGCTGCTGTCGCGCCACGTACAC ACAGTGTACGCATCGACTAGTGGTCGGCGTATGGACGCGGCAAAGGGACCTAGAGAGCGGCCGGTGTACCCCGCCTTGTGTTGGGCCGTCGACGATTTCGCAGAG GCTTTCCGCACGGTGGTTGTACGTCCTGGACAGACAGTTTGCGCCGAGCTGGTGGCCGCTTGGCCGGGTCCGGAAACCATCGTCGAGGAATACCTCAATAACGACATCGAAGACGGCAACGAGAACGATGAGTACGATTTGGATGGCAGCGATTGCAATCTGTTCGGTCGTAACAAATCCGGTCCCGTCAAAGTACAACAGAATCTAAACAGAGCGGTTCTGTTTACCGGCGCCGTCCCTTACGCTGCGGTGCGCGCAGCATACGAGTGCAAG ATGAGCTTGTACCGCGATGCGGAACGTCAACGAAGGAAACGACGGCGGCAACAGCAACGGAAACGGGGCGGCAAGAAATCGTCTCTGGGCGCCGCCCTGTCCGCATCGCTGACGGCTCTGTTCGTCAGTGGCAAAGACTCTGCCCCGTCGTCAGACTGCGGAGACAACGATTATTATTACGGTTCTGCCTCTTCCACCAACGCCACCGTCGCCGATGCCGATCGCGTCGAGTACGTGACGGTGCGTGGTTGTCGGCCGAGTTGTGACAACGACGACAGCGGCGGTGGCGAATTGTCATCGGACGACGAAAATCACGACGGTGACGACTTGGACTTTGGTGACGTCAGCGTCGGCGATGATGACCCCTACGACTACACGAAGGGCCTGGCCCAGATGGCTGTCACGCTCG cACCAATACAGCGAATGGAAACGGTCGCCTCGGGTGTGGATGGTAATTCTGAATACCACGTGCACCACCACCATCATCACCATCACAATCTCTATCACCAACAGTACTGTGGTGGTGGAGAAGACGATTACGGTGACACTAGATACGATCAAGACCCTGATTTTACCGCCAGTTCGTGTTATGACCACGCTAATGATAGTTACACCCCAGTGATTGGTTACCAACAACAGCAGCTCGAGTCCTATACTGGAACGGCCACAGCTTCTGAACCTGGAGACTACTATGATTACGGGTGGGACTATGAAACGGCGGCTAGCAGCGAGCAGCAGACACCTCAGACTCCATCCTATTATTatcaacagcaacagcagcaacaacTTGAACGTCAACGACGTCGGGACGGAAGACCG AGACGACTCAGTGACCCATGCTCGACATCTGTTTTCGATCAACTGGATGACGATGACCGCGGTACAGATCAACATCACCAGAACTATCAACAACAGCatgatatcaataattataacagcATGTATGGAAAGAAAAATAGTCGAAAACAACAGCATGACTACAAAAACCGATTACAACAGCAACCAAATCGCTATGGAAGTATAAGAGGATTATCGTCGGTAGCATTAACGCCAGGAAGATCTGGAAAAATGCAACAGCCACATCGGGCCTGGTCTGAGAGCGATGGGTTGGATCAGTGTGGTGGTAGCCTTgttaaacaaaatcaaaatcagCAAAAACCTCAATTGCTACCACCTCCACCTATACCTTATTATTGTGCGGCCGAAGCGGCTGTATCGGGTTTTGTGCAGTACGTGCACAAGAGTCCGGGTGGCTGGTGGACACGAACTAAAAACAAGCGGCGTAGAAGACGTCATAGGAATATGAAACGAAAGCCAAATGGAAAGATCATCACAACCATTGATCGCCGTCGAAGTTCCAGTGCCGGTGGAAATGGCTGCACCATCACCGATGACGAGAATAGTGACGGTTCAGGTTCGGGATCAAACTCTGACCATGGTGAATCAAACTCTGATGAACAAGACAGTGATGGCGAATTTATTGGCGTGCTTGCTGCTGCCGCGGCATTCGGCCAAGACCCTGACCGAGAATGGTCGCAACGGGGTAACGCCGGTGATCCAGTAGCTGATTGGGACAGGTATGACTGTGAAAGTGACTCATCGGCAGAACACGAAGACGATGATATGGTTGAATGGACGACCGAGATTATGGCCACTGATATAAGGCGTAAACCACATCAAAact GTTCAATAATATCTACACCAGCGAGGATAGTACACGATAATTACTTACATTTTTGTGATACACAGTCATTGACACCTGTCTTTATGAACCGTCAACTGCATCATCAATCAAAACAGCAACCCGTTGGTCACCAACAGCAATTCCATCGGCAACTACCACTACCGCAATTCCGACCTCAACCACTCGaacccccaccaccaccacctgcATTG